The DNA region ATTGCCCAGTGGATCGCCATTGCCTTGAACTCGACTTTCCCTCGTGGCAGTTTTTAGCGGAAGGGCAGGAATTGCAGCTCATCGAAGCCTTGCAACAGGGGGCGATCGCCGTGCTGGAATTGGGCTTTTATGTCGCGCCGGAATCCGGTGAACAATTACTGAAGACCCTCGAAGCAGAAGGATTTTCCTGTGAACGGTTCGCCTTTGTATCCGACCAAATGGCCAATTCTCCTTGGCATGTGTGGGCAGACCAAATTATCGAAGTGGCTATACCCTTACCTGCTCGTAATCTCGAAATTTGGCGATCGCCCACAAAAGGACAAGTATTTGATCCCAATAGCCTCAATATTTTCTGGGAAGAATTAACCAGCGGTGCCTACGGTGATATCCAGCGCGCAAAAGGGGTTGTCGAAATCGTTGACGGTCGCGCCTTCTATCTCGACTACGTTTCCCATAAACCAGAAAGCCTTTACCATGAGCTACCCGTGAAAATCTGGTTGGACGGTAGACCAGAGCGATTTAGTGGTTTAGAAGTAGTTGGAACAAAACTCGACGGGCAACAAATCGCGGACACCATTTTAGATTGCTGTCTAAACGATGAATTGCTCAGTGATTACCAAGAGCAAATTCGTCAGCAAATCCAGCAACAGAAACAACCTAGTCCTGTGCAATAACCTCCGGCTCAAGCATAAATTTTTTCTACCATTCCCCAGTCAAACCGACCCCTACGACCATGAAAATAGCAGTTATCTCCTGTATCCACGGGAACTACGAAGCGCTGACCACAGTGCTCGACGATATAGAAACAAACAATGTTGACCAAATTTATTGCCTTGGTGACCTCGTTGGTTATGGCCCCTACCCCAATGAGGTGGTGGCCTTAATGCGATCGCTGGATATTCCCACGACCCAAGGCTGCTGGGACGAAGATATTGTCGATGGCTTAAACGCTTGTGACTGTAGTTATCCTTCCCTATTGGCCGAAAAACGAGGCAAAGCCGCCCATGTGTGGACAGATGAAGTAATTCATCCAGAAATCCGAGAATATCTTGCCGAATTACCGTTGGTGATCAAAAAAGATGGCCTCGCATTTACCCATGGTAGCCCCCAAAGCCAACATGAATATCTCCTGCCAGAACTAGATGGCTTTCTTGCCCTAGAGCGTGTTCTCAGTACCGAAGCCGATGTGCTGTTCTGCGGCCATACCCATGTGCCCTATGTACGAACCATTGACGAAGGCTCCCTACGTTTTTCTGTGCAAACTGACTCCAACAAATCTCCCTCTGAACAGGAATTTAGCACTTCAATCAAACGAATTATCAATGCCGGATCAGTGGGAGAACCACGCCATGGCCGTCCCAATGCCACTTACGTTATTTATGACACCGACACGGAGCAAGTAACCTTTCGGGAAGTGGAATACGACTATAAAAAAACCTGCGCGGCGATTATTGAGAAGGGTTTACCGAAAATCTTTGCGTGGCGGTTGGCGAATGGCATGGAATTTGCTGAGCGTGCCGATGATCCGACCCATCTTTGTGAGCGGGGGGTATAAAAATGCATTGGGCAATTTTAAGTGGCATTGAAGGCAATCTCGAAGCCTATGAAGCGGTTTTGCGGGATGTTCACAGACAAACTCCCAAAGTGACAGACCTATTTATTTTGGGCGATCTTATCGATGGCACTCCTGAAGGAAATGCCGTCGTTGATCGCATCCGCAACCCCAAAAGAGGCGAATTAATGCCCCAGGTCTGTAAAGGTGCGTGGGAAGAACAATGTCTTATTGTGCGGGGTCTCGCGGCAGAACCGGAAGACAAGTCATTTATCAAAGAAAAGGGTGGCGATATTCTCAAACAACTTTGGGATAACGTCCCGAGGGAAATGGTGCAATGGTTTAGTCAACTGCACTTTGGATTTGCAGAGCTAGATTGTTTGCTTGTCCACGGGAGCAGTTTGAATGTGTTTGAAAAGTTGACACCAGATTTATCGCCATTGATTTTATTGGATCGACTAGCTCGAACAGGGAGTAATCGTCTGTTTTGCGGGCGATCTGGCCAAACCTTTAAGTTTCAGCTTGCCAAAGGACGGTTAGCAGCAACGGTTACCACTCTTGATTCGGTAAAAGAAGAGCAAAACTATGATTTGGGCGATCGCATTGTCATTGGCGTAGGAAATGTAGGCAGACAGTCTAAACAAGCCACTTATACGCTCTACAACCCTGAAACCGACAAGCTCGTTTTTCGGACAATCCGTTACGGGAAAACTGCCGGATTTGGTTAGTGAATTCTCTAATCCAAAGGACTGAAAATCGAATGCTCAATCACAAGTAACAACACCTTGCAATTAGAACGCAGGTGTTTGTTATTTGCGGCGGCGTTGAGGTTGAAGCTTTGCAGGAGCTTTAGATTTCTGTTCTGCGGCAGGTGCTTCAGTGTTGGCGGATTCAGAGGGTTGTAACTGTTGACGACCATTGCGCACAACATTAAGCATTTGAATCAATTGCCCTTCCAAACCAGACAGCACTTGGTTGGCGTATTGATCTGCACCCTCTTGGATTTCATCAGATTCGGCGATCGCCAGCTCCCGAATTTCCCGAATTTCCTCATAGGCTTTGCGACGATTTTCTTCCACCTCAGCCGCTAAAGACTGACGCATATTTAAACATTCTTGCTCAGCATCCTGGCGCATCTGCTCTGCGTTTTGTTCTGCCTGACGAACGAGTGGCATTTCATCGAGGAGTTGCGCGGCCCGGCGTTCTGCCGCCGCCATAATCTCCTCAGCGTAATCTTCCGCTTCGACAATAATCTGTGCCTTCTGTTGGAGCACTTCCATTGCTGCCTCAATTACCTTCGGCAAACTGGCACGTACCAAATCGAGTTGATCAAGAAGTTTTTCTTCCTCCACCATCGTGATACCCGTGAGCGGAATGTGAGGGCTATCAAAAATAATTTCTTCGAGCTGAGTCAGCTGCTGCTGCACATCGAGATCAACATCTTTGTAGAGAGATGAAGATTCCGGAGATGCTACTGGGGTTTCGGTGGGTGTTGAACTCTGAAGCATTTGTAGAGATCGTTTGCGACATTATCGGGGACAAGGTGATCGATAGAACCACCGAATTTAGCAACTTCTTTGACGACGCTACTACTGAGAAAACTATACTCGTTCGACGTCGCGAGGAATACTGTCTCGATGTTAGCCCAAAGCGTCTTATTTGTATGCGCCATTTGCAGTTCTTTTTCAAAATCTGATAAGACACGCAGTCCTCTGAGCAATACTCCTGCATCCTTCTGCCGGGCGTATTCAACAGTGAGCCCCGTAAAACTTTCTACCT from [Leptolyngbya] sp. PCC 7376 includes:
- a CDS encoding GTP-binding protein — encoded protein: MIDWTKTKILAIAGLAGAGKTQWLREQLKDQSDEVIYFAPQTTDCPVDRHCLELDFPSWQFLAEGQELQLIEALQQGAIAVLELGFYVAPESGEQLLKTLEAEGFSCERFAFVSDQMANSPWHVWADQIIEVAIPLPARNLEIWRSPTKGQVFDPNSLNIFWEELTSGAYGDIQRAKGVVEIVDGRAFYLDYVSHKPESLYHELPVKIWLDGRPERFSGLEVVGTKLDGQQIADTILDCCLNDELLSDYQEQIRQQIQQQKQPSPVQ
- the coaD gene encoding pantetheine-phosphate adenylyltransferase translates to MIAIYPGSFDPITLGHLDIIQRGDRLFEKVIVAVLCNPSKSPVFSLEKRVAQIKLCTQHLPHVEVESFTGLTVEYARQKDAGVLLRGLRVLSDFEKELQMAHTNKTLWANIETVFLATSNEYSFLSSSVVKEVAKFGGSIDHLVPDNVANDLYKCFRVQHPPKPQ
- a CDS encoding metallophosphoesterase; its protein translation is MKIAVISCIHGNYEALTTVLDDIETNNVDQIYCLGDLVGYGPYPNEVVALMRSLDIPTTQGCWDEDIVDGLNACDCSYPSLLAEKRGKAAHVWTDEVIHPEIREYLAELPLVIKKDGLAFTHGSPQSQHEYLLPELDGFLALERVLSTEADVLFCGHTHVPYVRTIDEGSLRFSVQTDSNKSPSEQEFSTSIKRIINAGSVGEPRHGRPNATYVIYDTDTEQVTFREVEYDYKKTCAAIIEKGLPKIFAWRLANGMEFAERADDPTHLCERGV
- a CDS encoding metallophosphoesterase; translated protein: MHWAILSGIEGNLEAYEAVLRDVHRQTPKVTDLFILGDLIDGTPEGNAVVDRIRNPKRGELMPQVCKGAWEEQCLIVRGLAAEPEDKSFIKEKGGDILKQLWDNVPREMVQWFSQLHFGFAELDCLLVHGSSLNVFEKLTPDLSPLILLDRLARTGSNRLFCGRSGQTFKFQLAKGRLAATVTTLDSVKEEQNYDLGDRIVIGVGNVGRQSKQATYTLYNPETDKLVFRTIRYGKTAGFG